Proteins co-encoded in one Stenotrophomonas maltophilia genomic window:
- a CDS encoding UvrD-helicase domain-containing protein gives MEWRPSGWGQRVTRSPDWRLRLDGEHVELLIGGRQYSQRVDHNQRVRVLPGVLWAKVALQTEDGQTLSVDGLPNRQASHLSTAVQNVLFARTTRGRKALFEEILEQIQSWLSAADAMTDRGHASRRWITHEQQQALLAERPALPLSPDELERLFLDANVHDDLRSSRHLAAMEALNDWHRDWPAAWAEANEAMTQRELVLAKDLLDHVESRPLTEEQARAVICFDNRVQVVASAGSGKTSTLVAKAAYAIDRGFVEPERVLMLAFNKDAAEELEARAQRAFQRLGMTDAVVEARTFHALGLAIIARATGRKPDIPDWATDATLGFNKLAELVDDLKDRSSHFRTQWDMFRLVFGRDLPPFGAEMLADGYDRDGTPYIRTLQGERVKSLEECVIADWLFYNGVAYDYERRYEFDTATDTHRQYRPDFYYPDAALYHEHFALDADGQPPKHFANYSEGMHWKRQQHAARGTSLVETTSFGLRSGHALQHLARALGESDVELDPNPDRALPEQGAKPMPDADLIGLMRTFIAHAKSNCLTLEDMAGRLRQMPEDQFKERHRRFLEIAGPVFQAWDNALADERGIDFEDMLNMAAGLLEQGRYESPYELVMADEFQDASRARARLCRALVSQSGRHLFAVGDDWQSINRFAGADVSVMTGFPEWMAQGQVLKLEQTFRCPQALCDVSSRFISRNPAQMAKAVRSATPAVGPVLQAFQLARREEVQDGVRQYLATLHQQLLSGALPRGRTGRVTVFILGRYRNERSALPADWKTAFGSTMEVEFLTAHRSKGREADYVILPGMVNRGFPSLRSDDPVLSLAMPEGDAFPLGEERRLFYVALTRARRSVAMFTLQGKHSPFLDELVQDGVVEVTSLSGVAINEERCPVCKVGVFVERNGPHGAFRSCSSYPLCHNKPKGGRRA, from the coding sequence ATGGAATGGCGCCCCTCGGGCTGGGGCCAGCGTGTGACCCGCTCGCCGGACTGGCGACTGCGGCTGGATGGCGAGCATGTCGAGCTTCTGATTGGAGGCCGGCAGTACTCGCAGCGCGTGGATCACAACCAGCGCGTGCGGGTGCTTCCGGGCGTGTTGTGGGCCAAGGTGGCGCTGCAGACCGAGGACGGCCAAACGCTGTCCGTGGATGGCCTGCCGAACCGCCAGGCTTCCCACCTCTCGACTGCTGTCCAGAACGTGCTCTTTGCGCGCACCACGCGCGGGCGCAAGGCGCTCTTTGAGGAGATCCTTGAGCAGATCCAGTCATGGCTGAGCGCGGCGGACGCGATGACCGATCGGGGTCACGCCAGCCGCCGCTGGATCACCCACGAGCAACAGCAGGCGCTGCTGGCTGAACGGCCTGCTCTGCCACTCTCCCCAGATGAGCTGGAGAGGCTGTTTCTCGATGCGAACGTGCACGACGACCTGCGCTCCAGCCGCCATCTGGCCGCGATGGAAGCACTCAATGACTGGCATCGGGATTGGCCCGCTGCCTGGGCCGAGGCCAACGAGGCCATGACCCAGCGCGAGCTGGTGCTGGCCAAGGACCTGCTGGACCACGTCGAGAGCAGGCCACTGACCGAAGAGCAGGCGCGCGCGGTCATCTGCTTCGACAACCGGGTACAGGTGGTGGCCTCGGCCGGCTCCGGCAAGACCTCCACCCTGGTTGCCAAGGCCGCCTACGCGATTGATCGCGGCTTCGTCGAGCCCGAGCGCGTGCTGATGCTCGCCTTCAACAAGGACGCAGCCGAGGAACTGGAAGCGCGTGCGCAGCGCGCGTTCCAGCGGCTTGGCATGACCGACGCCGTGGTGGAAGCTCGGACCTTCCATGCGCTGGGCCTGGCCATCATCGCCAGGGCCACGGGGCGCAAGCCCGATATCCCGGATTGGGCCACTGACGCCACGCTGGGCTTCAACAAGCTCGCCGAACTGGTGGACGACCTGAAGGACCGCTCGAGCCACTTCCGCACCCAGTGGGACATGTTCCGCCTGGTGTTCGGCCGCGACCTTCCCCCGTTCGGCGCCGAGATGCTGGCCGACGGCTACGACCGCGATGGCACGCCCTACATCCGCACCCTGCAGGGTGAGCGGGTGAAGAGTCTGGAAGAATGCGTCATTGCCGACTGGCTGTTCTACAACGGCGTGGCCTACGACTACGAGCGGCGCTACGAGTTCGATACCGCGACCGACACCCACCGCCAGTATCGCCCGGACTTCTATTACCCCGACGCCGCGCTGTATCACGAGCACTTTGCGCTGGATGCCGACGGTCAGCCGCCGAAGCATTTCGCCAACTACAGTGAAGGCATGCACTGGAAGCGCCAGCAACATGCTGCGCGCGGCACCTCACTGGTCGAAACAACCTCGTTTGGCCTTCGTAGCGGCCATGCGCTGCAGCACCTGGCGCGGGCGCTTGGCGAGTCTGATGTCGAACTGGACCCGAACCCGGACCGCGCGCTTCCCGAACAGGGCGCAAAGCCGATGCCGGACGCTGACCTGATCGGGCTGATGCGCACGTTCATCGCCCACGCCAAGAGCAACTGCCTGACGCTGGAGGACATGGCCGGGCGCCTGCGGCAGATGCCCGAAGACCAGTTCAAGGAACGGCACCGGCGTTTCCTGGAGATCGCCGGGCCGGTCTTCCAGGCCTGGGACAACGCGCTGGCCGACGAGCGCGGCATCGACTTCGAAGACATGCTCAACATGGCCGCAGGGCTGCTGGAACAGGGCCGGTACGAGTCCCCCTACGAGCTGGTGATGGCCGACGAATTCCAGGATGCCTCACGCGCCCGTGCCCGCCTCTGCCGCGCGTTGGTCAGTCAATCCGGTCGCCATCTGTTCGCGGTGGGCGATGATTGGCAGTCGATCAACCGCTTTGCCGGTGCCGATGTTTCAGTGATGACCGGCTTCCCGGAGTGGATGGCGCAAGGCCAGGTACTCAAGCTGGAACAGACCTTCCGCTGCCCGCAAGCGCTGTGCGATGTTTCCAGCCGCTTCATCAGCCGCAACCCCGCGCAGATGGCCAAGGCGGTCCGCTCGGCGACGCCGGCGGTGGGCCCGGTGCTGCAGGCGTTCCAGCTGGCCCGCCGTGAGGAAGTGCAGGACGGGGTTCGCCAGTACCTGGCCACGCTGCACCAGCAACTGCTGTCCGGCGCATTGCCTCGCGGCCGCACCGGTCGCGTGACGGTGTTCATTCTGGGCCGCTACCGGAATGAGCGCAGTGCCTTGCCTGCGGACTGGAAGACCGCGTTTGGCAGCACGATGGAGGTCGAGTTCCTGACCGCGCATCGTTCGAAGGGGCGCGAGGCCGACTACGTGATTCTGCCGGGGATGGTGAATCGTGGCTTCCCGAGCCTGCGCTCGGATGATCCGGTACTTTCGCTGGCGATGCCCGAAGGCGATGCCTTCCCGCTGGGCGAAGAGCGACGGTTGTTCTATGTGGCGCTGACGCGTGCGCGGCGCTCGGTGGCGATGTTCACCCTGCAGGGCAAGCACTCGCCGTTCCTCGATG
- a CDS encoding MDR family oxidoreductase: MSFKALLTRKTDDGVSTGLVDFDEADLMDGDVLVQVEYSTLNYKDALALTGTRPVIRTYPLIPGIDLAGVVLESSNAGFQPGDRVVLNGWDLSMGHHGGLAQRARVRGEWLNKIPDTLTTRDAMAIGTAGYTAMLCVLALEDAGVRPDKGDVLVTGANGGVGSIAVAILSKLGYRVVAATGRPEHAGYLHALGAAQIIDRAQLSEPRDRPVSAERWAGVVDVAGGPTLVNAIAETKYRGAVAACGMAQSDALHGSVLPFILRNVTLAGVDSVNAPQEVRQRAWDRLATDLDPQKLESTVQQIGLAEVLDVYEQIIPGKVRGRIVVDVNA; encoded by the coding sequence ATGAGTTTCAAGGCACTACTGACCCGTAAAACCGACGACGGCGTTTCCACCGGACTGGTCGACTTCGATGAAGCGGACCTGATGGACGGCGACGTGCTGGTGCAGGTCGAGTACTCCACGCTCAACTACAAGGATGCGCTTGCCCTCACCGGCACGCGTCCAGTGATCCGGACATACCCGTTGATTCCGGGCATCGACCTGGCTGGCGTGGTACTGGAATCGAGCAATGCCGGTTTCCAGCCCGGTGACCGGGTCGTGTTGAACGGGTGGGATCTCAGCATGGGCCACCACGGCGGCCTCGCCCAGCGCGCCCGCGTTCGTGGCGAATGGCTGAACAAGATTCCGGACACCCTCACCACCCGCGATGCGATGGCTATCGGTACCGCCGGCTATACCGCCATGCTGTGCGTACTGGCATTGGAAGATGCGGGCGTGAGACCCGATAAGGGCGACGTGCTGGTAACGGGGGCCAACGGAGGCGTCGGCTCGATCGCGGTGGCGATCCTGTCCAAGCTGGGCTATCGCGTGGTAGCCGCAACCGGGCGCCCGGAACACGCCGGGTATCTGCACGCACTGGGTGCAGCGCAGATCATCGACCGCGCGCAGCTTTCAGAACCCCGCGACAGGCCAGTGAGTGCCGAGCGCTGGGCAGGCGTGGTGGATGTGGCCGGCGGCCCTACCCTCGTCAACGCCATTGCGGAGACGAAGTATCGAGGCGCAGTGGCCGCCTGTGGAATGGCACAGAGCGATGCCCTGCATGGCTCGGTGCTGCCCTTCATTCTCCGCAATGTGACCCTTGCGGGCGTGGATTCGGTGAATGCGCCGCAGGAGGTTCGCCAGCGCGCCTGGGATCGCCTCGCCACCGATCTGGATCCGCAGAAGCTGGAAAGCACCGTGCAGCAGATTGGTCTCGCCGAAGTGCTGGACGTCTATGAGCAGATCATTCCGGGCAAGGTGCGCGGACGGATCGTCGTGGATGTGAACGCCTGA
- a CDS encoding winged helix-turn-helix transcriptional regulator, with product MRSRRWDGKSGCAVEVTLSVMGGVWKPIILFHLMAGKRRFMELTRRVPNATQSMLTSQLRELEADGVVIRHVYPEVPPKVEYELSEFGRTLVPVLLAMREWGETYRGYQSARGDS from the coding sequence ATGCGTAGCAGGCGTTGGGATGGCAAGAGCGGTTGTGCCGTGGAAGTCACGTTGTCGGTGATGGGCGGCGTGTGGAAGCCGATCATTCTTTTTCACTTGATGGCCGGCAAGCGGCGTTTCATGGAGTTGACGCGGCGGGTACCCAACGCCACCCAGTCGATGCTGACCAGCCAGCTGCGGGAACTGGAGGCCGACGGGGTGGTGATCCGCCATGTCTATCCCGAGGTGCCGCCCAAGGTGGAATACGAGCTTTCCGAATTCGGGCGCACGCTGGTGCCGGTACTGCTGGCGATGCGGGAATGGGGTGAAACCTATCGCGGTTACCAGAGTGCGCGTGGGGACAGCTGA